The following nucleotide sequence is from Aspergillus luchuensis IFO 4308 DNA, chromosome 1, nearly complete sequence.
TCAAGATGGACTGTCACATCCTCGGGGAGAAGTTGCTCAAATCAATGGCGCCAATGCGCAAGATGGTCCTGTTCATGTTAATGGCGTCGAAAAGAACGCCAGTCAAACTCGAGGCGCGGAGATAGTCTCAGCAAATCATGCATCAAGGGTAACTAAAGGACCACCTGAATTGCCCCATATCACACAAGGGTTCTTCCCTTTCGCGAAATTGGTCAATAGGTCCGTACAGCAGTGCTGGAACGATCTATCGGACTTGATTACTGAAATGGCGGAGATGCAGGTGAATTCTCATGAATTTCACCCCTCGACAGCTCCAACTACCGGCAAGTCGCCTGGAAATCAGTCTCCTGGAAACATACGGAAGAAGCTTCGAATATTAGAATTTTCTCACGCTAAAAGAGCCGAATTCATAAAACTGCTCGTCCTCTCTCAATGGAGTCGACAAGCAGCTGATGTTAGTAAATTGATCGACATTCAGAATTTCATTCGCACCCGGCACCAAGCGTATATGAATGCGTTACAATGGGTTGGAGACATGAAAAGAGACCTCGTTCAGGCACAGGTAGCAAATCCTGATCTGAAGACCGCACTGGAAGTTTTGTCGAGGGGCAAGGTGGCGTCAATGTCCGATGTAAGCTTCGTTATCTTCTACAATATTGACCATCTCTCTAATGTTGTTTGCGCCGAATTCTAGCTCGGCTACAAACCCCCACGGCGCTTGACCGTCCGAGGAACGCTCAGGAAATTACAGAAAATCAATCGATTAATCGGTGCACGACTCGTGGTGCAAGAAGAGATTCCTCCTCCATTCAGGAATTACCGGGTTCATGATGGCCGGGTCACATTTAGCGTCCCCGGCGAATTCGAACTTGACCTCTCCATTGGCGAAGAGAACGAAAATTCGCAGTTTTTCTTTGTCGATATACgtttcctcttctcgccTTCACCACCAGTTTTGAAGGGCCGATTATTGAACGAGCTCGAAATGACGATTAATGACGTGCTTCAAAATAGTGGCTTGACCGGGTGCTTCGACTTGTTACATAACCTGGTGTTGACTAATAAAGTCAACACATTATTCAAGCAAGCTACTGAATTGGCTAGAGGTTCCTGGTCTGAAGGTTTGCGGGTTGAGTTGCTGCACCGAACACTTGTCGTTCAGTACTGGACACTGAAGCCTGGAGCTAAAAGCTGGCTTGAGATCGGAATCAGGAGAGGCCATCGCAAGTCAGACAGCGAAAGCCCTGGGTTACCGTCTTTGAAGTTCCGCTGGAtgagggatgggggggaggtGCCATGTGAAGATATTGCTTTTGATGCAGAAAATCTCTCTATGGAGATTGTCCTGCGAAGTGTCATCGCACTGCATGTCTCCCACATCCTTTCTTCGGCATACAACAAGATAAGACAAAGCTCGCTTTTCTCAACTGGCTTCCTATCCTTGCGTGCTCATTTAACAAGAATTGAGCCCGGTGATTGCCAACTCGATGCCCAGCTCACGGAAACTAGGCATCTTCGAGTCTCCATTGAACCCATGTCCGGAATGAGTATCTTATCAGCCACCCCGACTGTCTCGGACCGCTCTGATCTGGAGCGCAATCCTGAAAGATCCTCTGTTGAGGACATTGTCTCCCGTGTTGCTCGAATCCGTTGCAATGCAGCTATAGAAGAAATAGAATCCAAGGTCAAAATGCTAGGATTCGTGCCACTCAATCCGAGGGCATGGAAAGTTGATATTCGAAGGATCTTCCCACCGAACGTGCTACGCTTCACACTCTTTTCTCATCAGCTCTGGGGACGGAATTGGATTGTGGCAGCAACTAGCAGCATGGATGGCGATTCTTGGTGGGTTGTGCAACTTCGCCCAACGGTGCCTGCAAAGGGTCCTCCCGTCCCTCATGGAAGCGGCCGTGGCCAGTCTGTTCTCCGTTCCGCTCAGGTTGTCACAGATTCATTCTTCCCCGCACGTTATGATATGGACGATGCATACCTCGCGAACCTCGGGCACAGTCTTTCAGGAATTCTGGCCATTCATTCCAATGCACGCTACTTATCGGACTTGCAGTCTATCAAgttccatcctcccccacaTAAGTTGA
It contains:
- the RGR1 gene encoding mediator of RNA polymerase II transcription subunit 14 (BUSCO:EOG09260NAN;~COG:K;~EggNog:ENOG410PJBX;~InterPro:IPR013947;~PFAM:PF08638;~go_component: GO:0016592 - mediator complex [Evidence IEA];~go_function: GO:0003712 - transcription coregulator activity [Evidence IEA];~go_process: GO:0006357 - regulation of transcription by RNA polymerase II [Evidence IEA]), whose protein sequence is MPGVVMDNANIGGLRHGPGNTYPQDGLSHPRGEVAQINGANAQDGPVHVNGVEKNASQTRGAEIVSANHASRVTKGPPELPHITQGFFPFAKLVNRSVQQCWNDLSDLITEMAEMQVNSHEFHPSTAPTTGKSPGNQSPGNIRKKLRILEFSHAKRAEFIKLLVLSQWSRQAADVSKLIDIQNFIRTRHQAYMNALQWVGDMKRDLVQAQVANPDLKTALEVLSRGKVASMSDLGYKPPRRLTVRGTLRKLQKINRLIGARLVVQEEIPPPFRNYRVHDGRVTFSVPGEFELDLSIGEENENSQFFFVDIRFLFSPSPPVLKGRLLNELEMTINDVLQNSGLTGCFDLLHNLVLTNKVNTLFKQATELARGSWSEGLRVELLHRTLVVQYWTLKPGAKSWLEIGIRRGHRKSDSESPGLPSLKFRWMRDGGEVPCEDIAFDAENLSMEIVLRSVIALHVSHILSSAYNKIRQSSLFSTGFLSLRAHLTRIEPGDCQLDAQLTETRHLRVSIEPMSGMSILSATPTVSDRSDLERNPERSSVEDIVSRVARIRCNAAIEEIESKVKMLGFVPLNPRAWKVDIRRIFPPNVLRFTLFSHQLWGRNWIVAATSSMDGDSWWVVQLRPTVPAKGPPVPHGSGRGQSVLRSAQVVTDSFFPARYDMDDAYLANLGHSLSGILAIHSNARYLSDLQSIKFHPPPHKLKVEPDLRVPDILVRYDVSTLPSVFRAAMPIKAKKKSLIRDTIRLAFHGVDPREKCAIMVAYGNLVDSTATLGPLISSWDRSLVFQKGGSGFAMRLLAPAGHPVIASLLENLQRLECVLSVLESLQRKKVEIRTFSLSSISFVYGPERDLAASLNIHLSRNESLMELSPTELASRSESLFGLRLGIQFGLQNPHRRIQESLASSLNRSSTEAGLETVVELLTLTLPLMRALDQLMANTSYSGPLRLHVTVRNARTYQIHYPGDEARFQLVAASHQNRSVWVLKDANSQGNSKNDDSITARLRQTLYTSKGDGWKGLETGVVAEVNKVGNLLRELEKCFAASRADPKHDPADSAANFNGSNNPGTSASETEKGTADGAKFSLSDPLTTLPNDKSNLSQADTAAQKEDIIMID